The Ignavibacteriota bacterium genome contains a region encoding:
- a CDS encoding chemotaxis protein CheW — protein sequence MLSHSVITTFSIGSEEYAAAWDRVLAIVSLQHIQLADVRTFKVHCDSAPEALGATPLDFLELLGQPRRGIADSSQYLIVEQTNSRYALLVDRVSSMCSSDDLDFDRQDVLRFERRGEILLSTVRLGGRMLHLVDTAHFPNESDDYGARTLSGRSNATQTPSSETETVDEPLYDTTRDTPPIKTVAAGPPNMSQQPRAVTNTSHNNRWSESS from the coding sequence ATGTTGTCGCATTCTGTGATTACTACGTTTTCAATCGGCTCGGAAGAATATGCCGCCGCGTGGGATCGGGTACTCGCCATAGTGTCATTGCAGCATATACAACTCGCCGATGTGCGGACATTCAAAGTTCATTGCGATTCGGCACCGGAGGCCCTGGGTGCGACCCCGCTGGATTTTCTGGAACTCCTCGGTCAACCGAGGCGTGGCATCGCGGACTCATCACAGTATCTGATCGTGGAACAGACGAATAGTCGTTATGCCCTGCTTGTTGACCGTGTCTCTTCCATGTGCTCCTCGGACGATCTTGATTTCGATCGTCAAGATGTGCTCCGGTTCGAACGTCGCGGAGAGATACTCCTCAGCACCGTACGGCTCGGTGGACGAATGCTCCACCTCGTCGATACGGCGCATTTTCCCAATGAATCGGACGACTACGGCGCACGGACGTTGTCGGGTCGCAGCAATGCCACCCAGACGCCAAGCTCTGAAACTGAAACTGTGGACGAACCCTTATACGATACAACGAGAGATACACCTCCGATCAAGACTGTTGCCGCAGGGCCCCCGAATATGTCGCAGCAGCCGAGAGCGGTTACTAACACATCACACAACAATCGATGGAGTGAATCGTCATGA